One Drosophila virilis strain 15010-1051.87 chromosome 5, Dvir_AGI_RSII-ME, whole genome shotgun sequence DNA window includes the following coding sequences:
- the LOC26531397 gene encoding uncharacterized protein → MKSIVGYVPKMDSGEALPGWMKFDWNSKVQHDIYRDWGTYYSHRRRETFALYYLTQALGLDDHDWSTLYRRSLTRGKAAQIEEALADAVKAADIAMQKYGPNCPINLQICDALFELNRFEKCQVELHNNIRRFVGVKAHTFEKRRVVLQEIIKDVNDKALSFFYLKNFRLVERVSAIIKEKEMVDDRPLWKILKELDKCDILSIPEEEEEILSPLEIARRKRAFNVIHQTYLNDSWYDVLFMKNLRKNPSLLLDQCKNSRLFLSKMSNKQYDIVRRFIKMIHCRNPLYLISFLKYSNKKMLEKNKEAYLYRIQYQTHRNMIADLRQIRKLRKDKNVKHLAEYVEKIMGDYYVNKTNRVMCWKFEFFNEVYNTMALTLAEQYFLPKYFRVDKHSFMEVLLLPVDKFKENTPFVFGDRSTYQDGDLVDPVAVRHRKLIIRLERRIRFAKYSIEKCYLYHRIASVHLSQLHYDECCLNARRAIKECQNCNSLIWKFLSVLQVIMANALQHKVEKIKEAADEALPIALQLKSPELVNFVDVCFYYIEEQVSKKANSIPSQRASKASTLSTLYN, encoded by the exons atgaaatcaattgtGGGCTATGTGCCCAAAATGGATAGTGGCGAGGCATTGCCCGGCTGGATGAAATTTGACTGGAATTCAAAAGTGCAACATGATATCTATAGAGACTGGGGCACATACTACTCCCATCGACGGCGAGAAACTTTTGCCTTATACTACTTAACACAGGCATTAGGCCTGGATGATCATGATTGGTCCACACTTTACAGACGCAGTTTGACCCGGGGCAAAGCAGCGCAGATCGAGGAAGCACTAGCGGATGCTGTAAAAGCGGCTG ATATTGCTATGCAGAAATATGGACCCAATTGCCCAATTAATCTACAAATATGCGATGCGCTATTTGAGCTTAACCGTTTTGAGAAATGTCAAGTTGAGCTACACAACAATATAAGACGTTTTGTAGGTGTTAAGGCGCACACTTTTGAAAAGCGTCGCGTAGTG CTTCAAGAGATCATTAAAGATGTCAATGATAAGGCCCTGTCATTTTTTTATCTGAAAAACTTTAGGCTGGTGGAACGCGTCAGTGCCattattaaagaaaaagaaatggtAGATGATCGTCCCTTGTGGAAGATATTGAAAGAGCTCGATAAGTGCGATATACTTAGCATTCCTGAAGAAGAA GAAGAGATTTTGTCTCCACTGGAAATAGCACGCAGAAAGCGTGCCTTTAATGTAATACATCAGACCTATCTGAATGACTCGTGGTATGATGTGTTATTCATGAAGAACTTGCGCAAGAATCCCAGTTTGCTGCTAGATCAGTGCAAGAATTCCAGGCTCTTTCTGTCTAAAATGTCTAATAAGCAATATGATATTGTTCGGCGTTTTATA AAAATGATTCATTGCCGCAATCCGCTTTACTTGATAAGCTTCTTGAAATACTCAAATAAGAAAATGTTGGAGAAGAATAAGGAGGCGTATCTATACCGCATACAATACCAGACACATCGCAATATGATTGCTGATCTAAGACAGATTCGTAAGCTGCGAAAGGATAAGAATGTCaag CATCTTGCGGAATACGTTGAGAAAATAATGGGTGATTATTATGTGAACAAAACAAATCGTGTCATGTGCTGGAAATTTGAGTTCTTCAATGAGGTCTATAACACCATGGCTCTGACACTTGCCGAGCAATATTTTTTGCCCAAGTATTTCAGGGTCGATAAACATTCATTTATGGAAGTGTTACTGCTGCCCGTGGATAAATTCAAAGAAAACACACCATTTGTATTTGGGGATCGTTCGACATATCAAGATGGTGACCTTGTGGATCCCGTAGCGGTGAGACATAG GAAGCTAATTATACGCCTCGAGAGACGCATTCGATTTGCAAAATATTCGATTGAAAAATGTTACCTATACCATCGCATAGCCAGCGTTCACTTGAGCCAGTTGCACTACGACGAATGCTGTTTGAATGCGCGCAGAGCTATCAAag AATGTCAAAACTGCAACAGCCTTATCTGGAAGTTCCTGAGTGTTTTGCAAGTAATCATGGCGAATGCACTGCAGCACAAGGTGGAAAAGATTAAAGAGGCTGCCGATGAGGCATTGCCAATTGCCCTGCAACTAAAGTCGCCAGAACTAGTTAACTTTGTGGATGTCTGTTTCTACTATATCGAGGAGCAGGTCTCCAAGAAAGCCAACTCCATTCCAAGTCAGAGAGCCAGCAAGGCATCCACTTTATCTACTTTATATAATTaa
- the Obp56a gene encoding general odorant-binding protein 56a: protein MNPIFVITLSAVFVALAMASPIELTEDQKALTKQYGEQCAKEVNLTEEEVAKVKAKDFKSPSENIKCFANCFFEKVGTLKDGVVQEEVVLKKLGALIGEEKTREALTKCGGIKGENNCDTATKLHECFESFKPIEVQA, encoded by the exons atgaatcCCATTTTTGTGATCACTTTGAGTGCTGTGTTTGTGGCTCTGGCTATGGCATCG CCCATTGAGCTGACCGAGGATCAAAAGGCTTTGACCAAGCAGTATGGTGAGCAGTGCGCCAAGGAGGTCAACCTGACCGAAGAGGAGGTCGCCAAGGTGAAGGCCAAGGACTTCAAGAGCCCCAGCGAGAATATCAAGTGCTTTGCCAACTGCTTCTTCGAGAAGGTCGGCACACTCAAGGACGGCGTTGTCCAGGAGGAGGTTGTTCTTAAGAAGCTCGGCGCACTTATTGGCGAGGAGAAGACACGCGAGGCGCTGACCAAATGCGGTGGCATTAAGGGCGAGAATAACTGTGATACGGCAACTAAATTGCACGAATGCTTCGAGTCCTTCAAGCCCATCGAGGTGCAGGCTTAA
- the Obp56b gene encoding general odorant-binding protein 56a — protein sequence MKVQIFVVVFVVFSLYELVLSQSAADLAAYKEKQQACIKELKVPDAEAAQIAAEKEVANASEAYKCYHNCLYQKMGLVTADAKPNSENILKFTQMRFNKAPLDKIKTQLASCGTSVAKSANSCDFAYNFEQCMVKALKA from the exons ATGAAAGTTCAGATATTTGTGGTTGTTTTTGTAGTGTTCTCTCTCTACGAGCTGGTTCTG TCGCAGAGTGCTGCAGACTTGGCTGCCTATAAGGAGAAACAGCAGGCTTGCATCAAGGAGCTGAAAGTACCCGACGCGGAGGCCGCACAAATCGCAGCCGAAAAGGAGGTGGCCAACGCCTCTGAGGCTTACAAGTGCTATCACAATTGTCTGTACCAGAAAATGGGCCTAGTGACAGCCGACGCTAAGCCCAATAGCGAGAACATACTGAAATTTACCCAGATGCGTTTCAACAAAGCACCGCTGGACAAGATCAAGACCCAATTGGCCAGCTGTGGCACAAGCGTTGCAAAGTCCGCCAACAGCTGCGATTTCGCCTACAACTTTGAGCAGTGCATGGTCAAGGCACTCAAGGCATAA
- the Obp56c gene encoding uncharacterized protein Obp56c, with amino-acid sequence MFKRVTLLLALSLCLSEIPQLTWARSVSVSLNMSLTRSEPDERNERMAPAKLNQELLQSCMRETDVSMSQLKFFRLSLLFNDNNNGENELALAPGDGADAELSTGNNLPDLDYGNATPFLDLKRNEPLQCFVRCLYESLGLVHYDMMLEEAFRMQLQGLMQRLKPELKECRDMSSKNRCEAAYKLHLCYNHLKNLETEQRLREVLERSETGGDPAAMDNEENENENVVSEADKTNEISQRFSETTAQAA; translated from the exons atgtttaaacgAGTCACCCTGTTGTTGGCTCTCAGCCTGTGTCTCAGTGAAATTCCGCAACTGACTTGG GCGCGTTCCGTCTCTGTTTCGCTGAACATGTCCCTGACCCGCAGCGAACCGGATGAACGAAATGAGAGAATGGCTCCAGCTAAGCTAAATCAGGAGCTACTGCAGTCGTGCATGCGCGAGACGGATGTGTCTATGTCACAGCTGAAATTCTTTCGGCTCAGCCTGCTCTTCAATGATAACAACAACGGGGAGAACGAACTGGCCCTGGCACCTGGCGACGGTGCTGATGCTGAGCTGAGCACGGGCAATAATCTGCCCGACTTGGACTATGGCAATGCGacaccatttctggatttgAAGCGTAATGAGCCGCTGCAGTGTTTTGTGCGCTGCCTATACGAAAGCCTGGGCCTGGTGCACTATGACATGATGCTAGAGGAGGCATTCCGAATGCAATTGCAGGGCCTCATGCAACGCCTGAAGCCAGAGCTGAAGGAGTGCAGGGACATGAGCAGCAAGAATCGCTGTGAGGCCGCCTATAAGTTGCATTTGTGCTACAATCATCTAAAGAATCTGGAGACGGAGCAGCGACTGCGCGAGGTGCTCGAGCGCAGCGAAACTGGCGGCGATCCGGCAGCCATGGATAATGAGGAGAATGAGAATGAGAATGTTGTGAGTGAAGCGGACAAGACCAACGAGATCAGTCAGCGCTTCAGCGAAACAACGGCACAAGCAGCATAA